The genomic interval AGCCGGTCGACCGTCTCACGGCCTATCCGATCGCCACCGGCGTGCAGCGCAGGCTGCTGAGCACCCCGACCACCTACGCCGAATGGTGCTCTGACCCAAGGAAGTACGCGGAAGGCTTCATAGCCGGACAGAAGGCCATGGACTACGACTTCGCCATCGGACTGATGGACCTGTCCGTGTGCGCCGGGGACTTTGGCGCCGGCGTGCGCATGGACGAGCAGAACACTCCGTTCGTGGTGGACCCGCTGGTCAAGAAGCCGGAGGACTACGAGACGAAGTTCGCCAACACGCCGGACGTGAACAAGGGACGCAGCCACGTCATCCTCGAAGGCACGAGGATATTCGCGGAGAGACTGGGGAAAGAGGTCATCACGGCCGGGTTCCTGGAGGGACCGCTGCTGATCCTCACCCAGAGCGCCGGAGCGGAGAAGGTCTTCATGGACATGTACAACAACCGCTCCGCGGTGCATAAAGCGCTCAAGGACATCACCGCCTTCGATGCCGAGATGGTCAAGGGCTTCGGTCGCGCCAAGCCGGCCGGCCTGGTCTGGGACTATCTCTGGGCCTCTTACTCCTGTCTGGGAGACCAGGAGTACGAGGAGTTCGAGTCGCAGTACGCCCGCGGCCTGAACAAGCTCACGGCGGACAACGGCATGGCCTTCTGCGTACACAACTGCGCCGACCTGCCGCACCTGGACACGCAGATCAAAGCCTTCAAGCCGGCCATCTACAGCATGGCCTGGTATCCGCTGATACCGGGGTCGCCCTCCGCCAAGGAGACGATCATGAAGGGCTACGCCGACGCCTGCCTGGTGGCGGGCAACATCGATCCGCAGGCCTTCGTGCGCTTCTCCACCGAGAAGATCGAGCGGACCACCGTGAACCTGCTGCAGGAGGTCAAGACCGCGCTCTGCGCCAAGGGCTTGCACTCCCGCTACATCGTAGCCTCGGGCTGCGAAGTGCCCCCGTCGCTGTCGACCAAGCTGGAGAACATCAAGACGGTCGTGGACACGACGAAGAAATACGGTGAAATATCAGAATATTCAAATAGAGGGAATTGCATTCTCCGGCAGATCAAGATGACCACAAAGAGAGCGGGCAAGTGCTGCGCCCCTTCGGTGACAGAGAACGGCTACCGGGTGGAATCGGTGGTGGGCATCGACGAACGAGGACAGATGGTCCTTCCCAAGGACGTGCGGTCCAAAATGGGAATCGAGGCGGACGACAAACTAGCAATCGCTCTTTCCTACAAAGAGGGGAAGGTGTGCTGTATCCATATCTTCAAGGCAGACAAGCTCGAGGACCGTGTCAAGGAAGTGGCCGGGCTGATGCCCGGGATGAGTAGCAGGTGAACCGTTGTTAGCAACAATACGGATAGAGACGCGGCTGGGCCCCAAGGAGAAGTGGGATCACTTCCTCTTTCGCTGGGGGTACAAGCGCTCCGAACACTTGGTTGCTCCTGGCCTCTATTCGGTGGGAGAGCCTTCGCCCGAATCCCCGGTTTTCGTTTCCGCGAATCTTACGCTCAGCTTCGATGCTTTGCGCTCCTCCCTCGATGGAATGAGCGCCTATGTCCTAGTTCTGGACACGAAAGGCATCAACGTATGGTGCGCGGCTGGCAAGGGCACCTTCGGTACCGAGGAAGTGATCAAGCGCATCAAGGACTGCGAACTCGATAGAGTCGTTAGTCACAGAAAGGTCATTCTCCCTCAGCTAGCTGCTCCTGGAGTGAACGCCCTGGACGTGAAGAAGGGCACGGGCTTCCAGGTCCAATGGGGACCGGTGCGCGCGAAGGACATTCCGGAATACATGCGCCAAGGCAAGGCCACGCCGGAGATGCGCAAGGTGACGTTCACGCTCAGGGAGAGGGCGGTGCTGGTGCCGGTGGAGATCGTGCACA from Methanomassiliicoccales archaeon carries:
- a CDS encoding HgcAB-associated protein — protein: PVDRLTAYPIATGVQRRLLSTPTTYAEWCSDPRKYAEGFIAGQKAMDYDFAIGLMDLSVCAGDFGAGVRMDEQNTPFVVDPLVKKPEDYETKFANTPDVNKGRSHVILEGTRIFAERLGKEVITAGFLEGPLLILTQSAGAEKVFMDMYNNRSAVHKALKDITAFDAEMVKGFGRAKPAGLVWDYLWASYSCLGDQEYEEFESQYARGLNKLTADNGMAFCVHNCADLPHLDTQIKAFKPAIYSMAWYPLIPGSPSAKETIMKGYADACLVAGNIDPQAFVRFSTEKIERTTVNLLQEVKTALCAKGLHSRYIVASGCEVPPSLSTKLENIKTVVDTTKKYGEISEYSNRGNCILRQIKMTTKRAGKCCAPSVTENGYRVESVVGIDERGQMVLPKDVRSKMGIEADDKLAIALSYKEGKVCCIHIFKADKLEDRVKEVAGLMPGMSSR
- the hgcA gene encoding mercury methylation corrinoid protein HgcA, whose product is MLATIRIETRLGPKEKWDHFLFRWGYKRSEHLVAPGLYSVGEPSPESPVFVSANLTLSFDALRSSLDGMSAYVLVLDTKGINVWCAAGKGTFGTEEVIKRIKDCELDRVVSHRKVILPQLAAPGVNALDVKKGTGFQVQWGPVRAKDIPEYMRQGKATPEMRKVTFTLRERAVLVPVEIVHTFLYMAFFSLLAFLLGGLVLALAAVAVILGGVALFPLLLPFLPTHEFSSKGTILGILLSLPFSLYSLTLGHAVDLELVVRVLAFALLMAPWVSFLALNFTGCSTYTSRTGVRKEIFRWIPVMAIMFVAGVVLGIVSHFAGMGGVL